TGGCCGTCCGCACTGGGCGAAGATCCACCACCTGGAGGGTCGCGATCTGCTGTCCCGCTACCCCGAGGCTGATCGTTTCCTGACCGTACGGCATCGACTGGACCCGGACGGTGTGTTCCTCAGCGACTACCTGCGGCGCCTGCTCGCCCTGTGATTCACCCGCCCGCGCCGCCCTTGACCGCATCCCCCGACCGCTTCCGAGTCGGAAGGATCATCATGGCGCAGTCCGTGACCACGGTCGTGCTGGAGCCGGCGGCCCGCGAGGTCGTCGCGATGACGTCGAACGCGCCGTCGCCGCACGAGCTCGGTCCCGAACAGGGCCGGGCGAAGCTGGTGGAGCTGCAGAGCACCGACGTGGCCCGCCCGCCCGCGCGGATCGAGGACCTGATGGTTCCCGGTGGCCCGGACGGCGACGTGCCGATCCGGATCGTCCGGCCGGACGACGCCACCGACCCCCTGCCCGCCGTGCTCTACCTGCACGGCGCGGGGTGGGTGTTCGGTGACGCCACCACCCACGACCGGCTGATCCGCGAGATCGCCGTGCGCAGCGGGTCGGCGGTGGTGTTCCCGCAATACCGCCGGTCACCCGAGGCGCGGTATCCGCTGGCCCTCCAGGAGTGCTTCGCGGTCGCCGGATGGCTGGTCGCCGACGGTGCGGGCAACGGCATCGACGGCTCCCGACTCGTGGTGGCCGGCGACTCCGTCGGCGGCAACATGGCGACCGCGCTGACGATCCTCGCCCAGCGGCGCGGCGGCCCCCGGTTCCGCCACCAGGTGCTGTGCTACCCGGTGACGGACGCGGCGATGGACACCGCCTCCTACCGGGAGTTCGGCACCGGCTTCTATCTGACCCGCGAGGCGATGGCCTGGTACTGGGACCAGTACCTGCCGGATCCGGCGCAGCGCGGCGACCCGCTGGTGTCCCCGCTGCGCGCCAGCATGAACGAATTGAGCGAGTTGCCACCGGCGTTGATCGTCACCGGCGAGGCGGACGTGCTCCGCGACGAAGGCGAGGCGTACGCGGCGA
The sequence above is a segment of the Solwaraspora sp. WMMD406 genome. Coding sequences within it:
- a CDS encoding alpha/beta hydrolase, with translation MAQSVTTVVLEPAAREVVAMTSNAPSPHELGPEQGRAKLVELQSTDVARPPARIEDLMVPGGPDGDVPIRIVRPDDATDPLPAVLYLHGAGWVFGDATTHDRLIREIAVRSGSAVVFPQYRRSPEARYPLALQECFAVAGWLVADGAGNGIDGSRLVVAGDSVGGNMATALTILAQRRGGPRFRHQVLCYPVTDAAMDTASYREFGTGFYLTREAMAWYWDQYLPDPAQRGDPLVSPLRASMNELSELPPALIVTGEADVLRDEGEAYAAKLRQAGVSVTEVRYQGMIHDFLMLDALAGTNAARAALAQVAMTVRQALRGDGDPIAGL